The following DNA comes from Heliangelus exortis chromosome 2, bHelExo1.hap1, whole genome shotgun sequence.
TCTTGGGTAAGGGCAGTCTCACACCTCAGAACATCTTATTTCATGTTTAGTCTTTCAAGGCTTATTTTAAACAGACGCTATGAAAACTCTATCAGTGAAATGTGGACATGCAGTGGGAGTAGTTATACACCATTGTCATCAACCACTGACTGATGTGTCCACGCTCATCACAGAGCATCATCAATGCTAATGCTTATCATGGAGTTTCATCAATACAGTCACCAGAGTCTGAAAAGCTGTTTGTCTTGTCTTAAAGCAGATATGGCCCTTCACTGGCTGTATTGACTACATTTCCTACTAACAAGTGGATGTAAACATTTGTATTAGAGACAACGTAAAGTCACTGACTGCCTTCTTTACAGTCAATGGGAATTCCTGTAAGAAGACTGTGACACTGTGACCAAGGGGTAGCTGCAGTTTAGTTATCACTAACCTTTCCTTTTGACTATCTCACCTTTAGCAGGATGGTTTTGCTGTGTTGCTACATCCCTGGGCTTCTGCACAGTGTATTAGACTCAGCTTCCCTCATCTCTTACAGCAAGAGGAAGTAAGAGATAGAAACTCTTCACCCCAAGCAGGGAGAAGAGCTAATGCAGCAAGATCTGCACCCTTCTAGGATTTTTGGTTCCTGCAAACAGAAATCTCTGCAGATACTTGAACACCACATCTCAAGGGAGTGCAGAGAAACTGAAAGGTGCCCCAAGCTATTGGATATGCAGACCAGTGAGCCCAGAGGTCACACACCTGCACCCCCATGCTCTCTTTGGGTGCAGCCTCCAAGTAACAAGTCTTGGCTCCAACTCAGCTACCCCATTCTcaaggcaggagcaggcagaagaTGCTTTGATGCTCAAGGAGAAGTGTCATTATAGTTTCTCTTATTTTGACTAGAGGTTGATCCTTTTTAAAACCTCACCAAAGATATGATTGCTTCCAAGGGATGTCCCAATGCAAAGTGTTCCCCCCTATGCTGGCAAACATCTGCTCAGGCCTGACCAAGCTGGGGGTTTTACCACACTTTCAACATGAGGTTAACAAGTGGAGTGAGACTGTGCTCTTGCTGGTGTTGACAGGCATTGAATGCTGATCAACAACCACACGTGAGGTTTGGTTTCCTGCTGGGCACTGCCCAACAAGCTGAGAGTGCCTGCATTTCTCATGCTGTGATGCACCATCTGCAGAGCTCAGTTTGTCAGATGTTggtttgctgttgctgctgctcttccaatAAGCAGGGGCTTATTTGCCAGCCTTTGAAATTCTCCTGATAATTTTCAGTGAAGTACATGTAACAGCAGAGTCTGCGTTTTTGTTAATACCTACCATTCCCTCTCAGGAGTACAACTCTCATTAATCAAAAAAGTGACAAATTTCCAAAGTGTGCATGTTGGTGAGGTCTCTCAGTGTTTTGCCATTGCAAAAATTGGATCTCTCTGACAttattctcttttcctgttgCCTATAGCCAGAAAATTCAGCATGACGGAAGCATACACAGAGACGACAGCTGAATACACTTATGATGAAGATGCTTTTTCCTGCAATAAGACTGACATCCAAGAATTTGGAAGATTTTTTCTGCCAATATTTTACATGGCAGTGTTTGCTCTTGGCCTCACAGGGAATATAATGGTGGTTTTTGCCATTGCAAAAGAAGGCAATAAAAAAAGTATCACTGACATCTACCTCCTGAACTTGGCTGTCTCGGACCTTCTCTTTGTGATCTCCCTCCCTTTCTGGGCTTCCAACACGGTGCGTGGATGGACCCTTGGGACTATAACATGCACAGCTGTTTCCTCCCTCTATTACATTGGTTTCTTTGGAGGCATGTTCTTTATCACTGTTATCAGTATCGACAGATACTTGGCCATTGTCCGGGCAACATATTCTCTGAAATCCAGAACAGTGAAACATGGCTTCCTTATAACCTGTGGAGTATGGGCAATGGCAGTTTTAGTTTCAGTGCCACATTTTGTGTTCTCCCAGCTGGTAGAAAATGACTGCATTCCTGTCTTTCCCCAGAAGCTGGAGAACATCTGGCCAGTGTTCTGCAATGTGGAGCTGAACACCATTGGCTTTCTCATCCCAGTTTGTATCATATGCTATTGCTACTGTGGGATCATCAAAACCCTGCTGTCCtccaaaaatcagaaaaaatcaCGAGCCATAAAACTGATCTTGGTTGTGGTGGTcgtgttttttctgttttggtctCCCTACAATGTACTGATTTTTCTAGAGACCTTAAAGCAGTACGAGTTTATCACAAATTGCAACAATATTAAATCACTGGACTATGCAATGCACCTGACCGAAACCATTGCATTCAGTCACTGTTGTCTTAATCCTCTTATTTATGCCTTTGCTGGGCAAAAATTCAGGAAATATCTTTATCATGTCTGCTTAAAGTATTGTCCattcctgtgtttctgtggCCCCTGCAGTCACTACCAGGTCACTCATTCTGCTAGCTATGCAGAAAGTGTTGTGAACAGCAACATCACCCTGAACACCAGTGACCAGGAAGGCTCTGTCTTCGTCTAAAAGGCTCTCTGAAGAAGAAATGTATGTAAATATGTCTTCTACAGGGCTAGCCACTGCTGAGAGATTGTCATTACCCATATGGAAAGACTTACACTTGCACTGAATCACTGACATGCCCCTTGTAAATACTCTGAAGCAGCTAAAAAAAGCAGTACAGTATTTCAAGCTCAAGATGGAACTGAActgagagagaggaagagaaaatgtagaaaaaaaaaaacaccaaaaaaaccagcttATGTTTTGTGCCTGAAAGGGAAGATGAAGAATTTAAGGATAGGGAAGCTGTTAAACAGTTTCATCATCaaaatgtgtgcatgtgtaGGTTCATGCATATGTGGGACCTA
Coding sequences within:
- the LOC139792511 gene encoding CX3C chemokine receptor 1-like; translated protein: MTEAYTETTAEYTYDEDAFSCNKTDIQEFGRFFLPIFYMAVFALGLTGNIMVVFAIAKEGNKKSITDIYLLNLAVSDLLFVISLPFWASNTVRGWTLGTITCTAVSSLYYIGFFGGMFFITVISIDRYLAIVRATYSLKSRTVKHGFLITCGVWAMAVLVSVPHFVFSQLVENDCIPVFPQKLENIWPVFCNVELNTIGFLIPVCIICYCYCGIIKTLLSSKNQKKSRAIKLILVVVVVFFLFWSPYNVLIFLETLKQYEFITNCNNIKSLDYAMHLTETIAFSHCCLNPLIYAFAGQKFRKYLYHVCLKYCPFLCFCGPCSHYQVTHSASYAESVVNSNITLNTSDQEGSVFV